The genome window CATCCTCGTGCTCGACGAACCCACGAGTGGTCTCGATCCCAACCAGATCGTAGAGATTCGCGACCTCATCAAAGAAGTCGGAAAAGAGAAGACCGTCATCCTCTCGACCCACATCCTGCCCGAGGTCCAGGCTACCTGTAGCCGCATCCTCATCATCAGCGGCGGCAAACTGGTGGCCGACGGCACCCCCGAGGAACTCCAGGCCCGCGACCGCGGCGCCCGCTACCGCCTGGTCCTGGAAGCCAATGGCGTCCCTCAGGAAGCCATCCGCGATCGCCTCGCCAAGTTGGGCGGCGTGTCCCGCTGCGAGCTGGCGCTGGGAGAGGGGGGCGAGCACGCCTTCAAGATCGATACGTCGACCTCGGACGATCTGCGCAAGCCCTTGTTCCGGGCTGCTGTCGACAACGAATGGACGCTGCTCGAGCTCACACGGGAATCCGCCAGCCTCGAAGACGTGTTCCGAAACCTGACCACTGGCGACGGCGCCTGAGCGCTCGCCCAACTTACGAAGCAACGACCTACAAGGAGCAACGCCATGACCGCTGCCTGGGCGATCACGAAGCGCGAGATCCGCACGTATTTCAATAGCCCTGTCGCTTACATCGTCGCCACGGTGTACATGCTGCTGGCAGGCTACTTTTTCTTCAGCGGGCTCTTCCTCGAAAAGCAGGCCGAGATGCGCGGCTACTTCGGCCTGACGCCAATCTTCTTCTGTTTCATCGTGCCTGCCATAACCATGCGCCTGCTGGCCGAGGAGAAAGGCAGTGGCACGCTGGAGATGCTGATCACCATGCCCGTGCGCGACTGGGAGGTCGTCGTGGGTAAGTTTCTGGCGGCTCTGGCCTTGATGGCCACCGTCATCGGGGCGACGTTGGTTTACGCCTTCACCGTCGCGTCCGTGGGCGATCTCGACACAGGCCCCGCCATCGCGGGCTACCTGGCCATGCTGCTGATGAGCGCTGCCTACGCGGCAATCGGGGTGATGGCGTCGGCCTTTACTCGTAACCAGATCGTGGCGTTCATCGTTGCCTTCGGGATCTCGTTTGCGCTCTTCATTTTCGGGAGCATCGTTCCGTTGGCGCCCCAGAGCCTACAGCCGCTGCTTGCCTGGCTCGCCATCGGCGAGCACATGCAAAGCATGGCCCGCGGCGTGGTGGACACCCGCGACGTGCTCTACTACCTGTCGATCATCGCCGTGAGCCTCGTGGTGGCCTCGGTGACCCTCGAATCCCGCAAGTGGAGGTAAGACCATGGCCACCACCGACAAGTCCAAGTCAGCCGTCCCCCATACCAGTCTCCAGGCGCGCAAGAAGCGTGTGTCTGCCAGCAACGCCGTGCTTTATGCGGTGTTCGTCGTGGGCGCCGTGGTGCTGGTGAACCTTATTAGCACCCGGTTTTTCGCCCGGGCCGACCTCACCGAAGCCAAGGCCTACACGATTTCCGACGCTTCGCGAAAGTTGGTGAAGGACCTTCCGGACTACCTGAACGTCAAGGTGTTCATCTCGAATGACTTGCCACCCGAACTCAAGGCCGCGGGCCGCTACCTGCGCGACACGGTGGACGAGTACGCCAACGCGTCCCCCAAGTTCAAGTGGGAGGCGATCGACCCAGGCGGAGACGAAAAGCTTCAACAGGAAGCCTCGGCTTGCAAGGTCGACCCTCTGCAGATTCAGGTTCTGCGCGAGGGCAAGTTCGAGATGGGCAACTACTACCTGGGTGTGTGCCTTCAGTATGCGGACCAAACGGAGTCCATCCCCCAGGTGGCGCGCCCCGAAGGACTCGAGTACCAGTTGACCTCGCTGGTCAAGCGAATGACCCAGCGCAAACGAAAGATCGCCTTCACCACGGGGCACGGCGAGGCCGACACCAGTCAGGGCCTTCAAGCCCTCAAGGAGGAACTCGAGAAGGAGTACGATCTTTCGACCGTGAACCCCTCGCAGGCCGAGATTGGCAACGACGTAGATCTGCTCGTCGTGGGAGGCCCGAAGCAGGCCTTCGACGAGCAAGGCCTGGCCGCCATCGACAAGTTCCTGATGAGGGGGAAGGGTGCCATTTTCTTGGTCGACGGCATGGCCATGACCTCGCCCCAGGCCCAAGGCATGCAGGGCATGAACATGGGCCAGATTCGCATGGGCCAGCCCAACAACCACGGCATGGAAAAGCTGCTCGAGGCCTACGGCTTCAAGGTCAACCAAGACTTCATCTTCGAGCCCGAAGCCAACACGCCGGGCCCGGTGAACATGAACGGGCGCATGGCTCTCATGAACGCACCTGTATTCGTGGTGGCCGAGATCGACGAACACCCGAACCTCTCCGTGGTGTCCAATATGCGGGGCGCCGTGCTCCCCTACCCCAGCAGCCTCCAGCTGGTGGGCCCGCTCAAGGACGCCAAGCAGGGCAGCGCTGCCGAGGGCATCAAAGTGGGCGACGGAACACTTTGGCGCATCTCGGGATCCACGGCTGAGGCCTGGCGGCACACGGGGTTCTTCGTGCTGACGCCCACCACGAACTTCGAGCCTTCGACCGAGCGTGGGCCCTTCGACTTCGGCTACGCCTACGCCGGCACGCTCAAGTCGGCGTTCCCGGACGCGGCGGCTCCACTTTCGGCCCCGGCCAGCGGCGACGCCCCCTCCGCGCCGGTGTCCCAACAAGCCAAGACGCGCCTCGTGGTGATGGCGGACTCGGACTTCACCCACGACGAATACGTTGGGCTGGCGCGACACCCCTTGCTTCAGGCCTACGCCACCGGGGCCGCCCTGATGTTCAACGCCATCTCGTGGGCCATCGAGGACGAAACACTGACGCCTCTGCGCAACAAGACCCTCACGCCACGGCCGATCCAGGTGGACCCCGCGAAGGCCACGGCTCTGCTCTGGGCTAACGTCGTGGGCCTGCCGTTCGCGTTCTGCATGCTCGGCTTCGTTCGCTGGGGCGTGCGCCGTTCGCGTCGTGCCGCGATGAAACTGTGATCCTCCCTCCTTCCCGCAGAGAACGATCATGAACAAGAAGACCCTGTTGTCCGGTGTGGCCTTCGTGGCGCTTGGGCTCGTGGCCCTCACCGTATTGAAGTCTCCCGAGAAAGGTCAGCGCACGGGCGAAGGCGCCCGGCCCATTCCGAAGCTGGCCCGCGGCGACTTCGACACGCTCGTCGTCACCAAGGACGGCAAGTCCACCACCGTCGTCCGTGAAGGCGACGCCTACAAACTCACCGCCCCGCTTGCTTTCGATGCCGATGAAGGCGCCGCCAAGGAGGCCTTCGAGGGCATCGAAACGCTCGCATTCGGCAGCATTGTCACCGACCAAAAAGCGAAGCACGCAGAGTTCGAGGTGGGCGACTCCGCTTTGCGGGTCACCGTGCAAAAAGGTGACAAACCCGTTGCCGACCTCCGCATCGGGAAAAGCTCGGGCGCCCATACGATGGTCCGCCTCGAGGGCAAAGACGAGGTGTGGCAGGCGAAGGGGGCTCTCCGGTTCAAGTACGACCGGGACACGACCAGCTGGAGGAACAAGACCATCTCCACGTTCGAAGAAAGCAACGTGACAGGGCTCTCGGTGAGCGCGGCAGACGGATCGAAGATCGCCTTGGCCAAACCCGAGCCAGCTCCAAAAGCCGAGGGGAACGAAGCGGCTGCTACCGATGGGGGCTGGAAGGTGGAGGAGAGCAGCCTCAAAATCGACGTTCTCGACAAGGCGATCGCCGACGGCATCGTCAACGCTCTGTCGAGCTTCAGGGCAAACGACTTCGCGGACGCCGAGGGGCCCGAGGTGACTGGGCTGGCGTCACCCAAACTCACAGTTACGGTCAAGCTCAAGGGAAACGCGTCCGCGACGCTCCTCGTTGGCAACAAGAAGGGTGATGAAGACTATTACGTGAAGAAGGAGGGCGGCGACCAAGTCTTCGTGGTGAAGCGCTGGAACCTCGAGCGTATCAACAAGCGTCCCCTCGACTTTAGCGACAAGACCATTTGCAATGTGCCCCCGGGGGACGTGCACGAGATCTCGGTTGCTCGTAAGGAGGATCCGTTTACTCTCGTACGGGCCGGCGCGGGCCCGGACGACTGGAAAGTGACCCAGCCACGGGGGCTCGAACTCGACACCTCGAAAGCATCGACCATCGCAGGCTACTTCAGCGCGTGGAAGGCCACCGGCTTTGCGGAGACCACCTCACCTGCGGCCACAGGCCTCGACAAACCGGTGGCCACCATCACGGTCAAGTCCAAGACCCCGGGTGTTGGGTGTACGTTGAAGGTGGGACGCGGTACGGAAGACAAGGCCAGCACCTACGTGCAGGTACCGGGCGGGGCCGAGGTGTACATTGTCCCGCAGTGGCAGGTGGATCGCGTTCTGCCCAAGAAGGATGACCTCAAGAAGACGAGCTGAATCGGTCGCGGCCGGGGTGACGTGACGACCGGCCCCAAAAAGAACGCCCGCCGCGGTCGGCCGGGGGAACCGGTGCCGCCGCGGCGGACGCGTTAAGTCGAACTGAGAGCGTCAAAAGCAGTCGGGCTCGCTTCGACAACAAACTTCGAGCGCGGTGATGTCCAGCTTGTTCCGTTTGAGGGCTGTACAGATCTCGCCGCGCAGCCGAATGCGAGATCGCGATCCTCCTTCGAACTCGAACCAGGAACTGCTGGTTTCCGTCTTGGGTGAGATCTCGACGCCACCGACGCTTAGCTTGAGGCGTTCAGGCCGATTTGTTGGAATGTTGAGCCGTACCTGACAAAGAGCGTTCTCAACGCTCGATACGGCTCGTTCGAGTGCCTGCGCGAAGTCTTCCTCCGTCGGCAAGGGCTCGAGCTGGTCGAACGTTCCTCCCGCTTGCGCGATGCTTGCCAAGCAGGAGCTGGGTGTGGCTCCCACGGGAAATACGAACGTACGCACGTCGTCCTGGAAGAGGCCCGCCGCTTCGATGGCAGCGGCCTCGCAGGCCGTTTTGGGGTCACCGGGGCAGGTAGGGTCACCGTCCGTCACGAGGAACGCCGCCTGTAGGTCAAATGCGTTTCCGAGCTGACGGACTTCCCTCAAGGCCAAGGCCGTAGGCACACTGTCGTTCGTCTGAAAGCAGAAAGGTCCCTCCTGCTCGCAGCGAAGCACGCGATCGATGTGATTGCCTGCATCCTCCATGGGGAACGACGCCACGGCCGCTTCGCAACAGGTGTTCAAGGAATCACAACTGAACTGAAGCGACGGAAAGGTAACCAGACCAAAGCGCAGGCGTCTTTCGTCCAGGGCCTCCCGAACGGCTTCCGCCACGAGGGAAATCCGAGAGCGTGAATCACGCCAGGGAAGCGTCATCGAAACCGACTTTTGCGCTACGATGAACACAACCGGGTTCGGCTCCCGGAGTGAGAGCACGACCTGCTTGAGGTCCTGACACGTTTCTCCGCTTCCCCCTACGCCCCCGGACGCGCCGTTTCCCCCCGCTCCCGCGCTTGGACCCACCCGCAGGTCGACCCCAATCGGGAGCTCTTCCGTACACGCGCCTCCCAAAACCCCAGCCAGTAGGGCCCACTGCCAGACCCCGGCCCCACCTATCCTGGTACCGTTTCGGCTTACGTTCACGGCTACCGCGTCTCGGTCAGTCGCCCGACGTCGTTTCGAGAAGCCGCGCGACGTCGTCACGGCGTTCACTCCGAGGGTACCTCTTCAAAAAGCGTTCGGCTTCGTCCCGTGCGCGGCGCGTGTCCCCGAGCTTGGCATAGGTTTCCAGCGTGGACAGATCCACCTCGGCGCGCAGCAAACCGCTGGGCCGCTCCTTTCGGTAGCGCTCCCATATCTGCAGCGCCCGCCGCGGGTCCAGCTTGTGATCTCGCCAAATACGCCCGATCTCATAGGTTGCGTTCTCTCCCGCAGGTCCGTCTTGCTCCGCGACACGCTCGAGCAAGGTGATCGCGCGGTCCGGGTCGCCCTGGGCCAAGGCTGCACGGGCTTGCTGAGACAAGGTTAACGGCACGGGCGCGTTGACCGCAAGCCCGCCCGCGGCCGGCGCTTCCGCCGGAGCCGCCGGAGCCGTTGCAACGGAAGCCAGCTTGCCGCGCCCCCGGCTGCCCGCGGCCGGCTTCGATCGACCCACGTCGCGTGGTGTCGAAGGCGCGCTCAACCACCCCGTCCAGGTCTGCCCCGCCTCGAGGCGCACCGCTCGGTCACCCTCCGCCACTTCGACCACGCCTTCAAATACTTCGACCCCGACTTGGTCGCGCTCGACCGAGACGGAAAACCGAGTGCCCACCACCTTGACCTCGAAGGGCCCCGCCGCGACCTTGAACTGCCGCCCCGGGGGCTGCTTTGGAACCTCCAGCGTGATCTTTCCGGTCTTGAGCTCCGGCAAGTCCTTGCTGTCGACCGCGAGCTGCGTGTGGGTCGCGAGTGCGAGGCGAGCGCCGCCCCGCAGACGTACTTTCATGGTTTCCCGAGGTCCCGTACGGACCACGGCAGGGCCTTGGAGGAAAGACTCAGGCTCGATCTCGGGGACCGTGACGTTTTCCACGGCCACCGAAAGGCTGTCTGCCTGCTCAGCCTCTGGCCACACGAGCAGAGCCAGAGATGCCGCCATACCGAAGGCCATACCCGCCAAGACGAGACCGGGCCAGCGCAGCCGTCGCGACGCCGGACGCTCCATGGATTGGTTCATCTGGGCGCTGAGCCCCGTCCAAATTCTCCGGCGGGCAATCTCATCGCCAGCGCGGGCGCGTGCCGCGGCAAGACCCTTGCGGAGGACATCCCCCTCGGGCCCCGAGATCAGCCAAGCGTCCTTCGATCCGAGATCTTCGCGCGTCCCCATCACGCCGTTCCTTCCTGGCTTGCCCGTCGCCAGGTGGTTTTTTTGGCCAGCTTCGTCAGCTCGGCGCGCGCATGGTGCAAGCGGGACCAAACGGTATTTACCGGGCAACCCACGATCTCGGCAACCTCCTCCACAGGCAGCTGTTCGATTTCGAAGAGCAAGAGCGCCGTGCGCTTTTTCGGGCTCAGCTTCTGGAGCATGGAGTCGAGCAACTCGAGCTCTGAGGCCCGCTCGACGTGCTCGGCAGCGGAGGGCGCCCCTTCCGTCAGATGCTTGACCTCCCGCCAAAGCAGGTTGCCGAGCATCTCGCGCATGCGGCGGCGGCTGCCCATACGCTGCACGTGCCGGGCGGCAATGCGGTAAATCCAGGTCGACAGCTGCGCGTCGCCCCGAAACCCGGGCAGGCTCCGGTAGACGGCCATGAATACGTCTTGAACCGCATCGTCACGTTCATCGGCCGCCACGCCGAACGCGGCAACGAAGCGCATGACCTGGCCGACGTGTCGGTCGTAGAGCACGCGCCAGGCCTGGTGATCCCCAGCCACGCAACGCGCGACGAACTCCTTGTCTGAAACTCGTGGAATTTGCTGAGCCATGCCGCCCGGTGCCATCTTTTCTCCTAGTTAGAGGACCTGGTTAGGCCGCTTCATCATTCTAAAACGCAAATCCGGCTCCCACACCGAAATCGGCGAAAACCCGGGGCGTCCGGTCGACCACGCGGTCCGCAGCTCCCATTTCGGGGCCCTCCAGGACCAGTTCATGCCGCACGAGAGCCACCCGACCTGTCAGGGCAACGTGGACGAACCATCGGCGTCCGGGATGCCAGCGGTAAAACGCTTCGGCATGCACCCAGGGCTGGACCGCCCAGCGTCTGTCGCTCGCGTCGGGCTCTGTCCGCGCGGCGCCCTTGAGGGCCAGGGCCGCTCCCCCTCGTCCCCCCAAAAGGTGGCGCCCTCGTCCCCCAAGATCCCAGGCGGGGCCGACCGCCAGGGATGCCCAGAATTCGCGGGCCTCACCCTCTCCTGCGCGGCGGGAGCCCAAGGCGGGCCAGCGAAGGGGCTCCGGAACACCTCCCCCCAGGCAGAGGGCGATCCCGGCGAGGCCCCGGGCACCCAAGAGCCGAGGCAGGCCTTTGTGAAGAGAAAACTCTAGCTCTGCGCCGAGGGCGCCCACGCCCTCACGTCCGCTGCGCGTCCGCGCGAGCGCCGCCAGGCCGACTCGCACGGGCTGGGGGGCCGCGGGGGCCTCCAGGGCGGCAGGCGGGCGAGGATCGCCCCGCCCCACGTCGAGCTCGTCGAGATAGCGCTCGACGATGATCGCGACCGTCTCGGCCAACGCGGCGCAGTCGTTGGCGGTGTGAGAGGATTCGAGCCGCCGTGACAGACGGGCCGTCCCCCGGTCGTCAAAGAGGACGATGGTGGGGGCCCCGGCGGCGCCGCGCACTTCCAGGCGCATGACCCCCACGTCCCCGGGGGCCGCTGAGGCCGTTACCATACCGGGCAGGTGAAGGGAGAGCGCGGCCTCGATCTGTGCGACGGACGGGCAAGCCTGCTCGCCTTGCGCCGTCACGTTGATGAGAGCACCCGACGAAAGGGCCAGGCTGGCAACCCCGAACCATGCGAACACGTCGACATGGTATCAGAGGCCCCTTGGCCTGCACCGCGTTCAGGTTGCGAAGGCCTCGAACTTGTCGCTGGCCCAGGCACGGGCCCGGATGCCCTCGGCCTGTTCACGCAGGTCACCCGCCACGTCCCGCCGGCCCATTTTGTGCTCGAACGCCGCATAGGCTCGCAAGGTCCGTCCCAGCTCGAGCTCGGCGCCCCTGTCCGAGAGCACCTCGATGGCGCGATCGAAGATCTCCCGGGCGCCGCCACGATCGGGGTCGCCCGGCGCCCCGGCCATCATCGCCTCTGCCATCGTGCGGAGCGCCGCGCCCACGAGCGAGGGCACACCGATGGCTTCCGCCACGGTCAGCGCCGCTTCAGCGTGGTCGCGTGCCGAGAGCACGTCCATCATCGCCAGCTTCACTTCGGCCAGGCCCCGCTCGGCCTGTGACACCAGCCGCTTCGTCCCGAAACGATCGGCCAACTTCCGGGCCGCCTCGAACTCGAGCTCGGCCTGCTTCGGCCACGCGACGAGCAGCAGACACTCACCGATCTGAATGCCGAGGTGCGCCTCTGTCAGAGGATCGGCCAACTGGCGGACCACCTCACGCGCTTCTTCGAGCAACGCTCGGGCCCGATCCGGCCGTCCCAACTCACGCTGTACGGCGGCCTGATCCATCAGCGCAAACGCCACGCCGCGCGGGTCACCTTCGCTGCGGGACACGTCGAGCGAGACCTTGAAGCAGGCTTCCGCCGCGAGGAGGTCGCCTCGTTGGACCTCGCACAGTCCCAACCAGGAGAGCGTCAACGCCTTGCCCCGGTGGTCTCCAAGCTCGTCCCGCAGCGCCAAGGCTTTGCGGTGCCAGGCCATGGCCGTGTGAACGTCGCCCGTGAGCATGTGCACGCGGCCCACATCGTCCTGACTTGCGGCCACACCTGGCAGGTCGCCCGCGAGTTCGAAGAGCAAGCGGGCCAGCTCGAGGTGCCGCAGCGCCAGTCGGTAATTGCCGAGC of Myxococcales bacterium contains these proteins:
- a CDS encoding GldG family protein; the encoded protein is MATTDKSKSAVPHTSLQARKKRVSASNAVLYAVFVVGAVVLVNLISTRFFARADLTEAKAYTISDASRKLVKDLPDYLNVKVFISNDLPPELKAAGRYLRDTVDEYANASPKFKWEAIDPGGDEKLQQEASACKVDPLQIQVLREGKFEMGNYYLGVCLQYADQTESIPQVARPEGLEYQLTSLVKRMTQRKRKIAFTTGHGEADTSQGLQALKEELEKEYDLSTVNPSQAEIGNDVDLLVVGGPKQAFDEQGLAAIDKFLMRGKGAIFLVDGMAMTSPQAQGMQGMNMGQIRMGQPNNHGMEKLLEAYGFKVNQDFIFEPEANTPGPVNMNGRMALMNAPVFVVAEIDEHPNLSVVSNMRGAVLPYPSSLQLVGPLKDAKQGSAAEGIKVGDGTLWRISGSTAEAWRHTGFFVLTPTTNFEPSTERGPFDFGYAYAGTLKSAFPDAAAPLSAPASGDAPSAPVSQQAKTRLVVMADSDFTHDEYVGLARHPLLQAYATGAALMFNAISWAIEDETLTPLRNKTLTPRPIQVDPAKATALLWANVVGLPFAFCMLGFVRWGVRRSRRAAMKL
- a CDS encoding ABC transporter permease, which gives rise to MTAAWAITKREIRTYFNSPVAYIVATVYMLLAGYFFFSGLFLEKQAEMRGYFGLTPIFFCFIVPAITMRLLAEEKGSGTLEMLITMPVRDWEVVVGKFLAALALMATVIGATLVYAFTVASVGDLDTGPAIAGYLAMLLMSAAYAAIGVMASAFTRNQIVAFIVAFGISFALFIFGSIVPLAPQSLQPLLAWLAIGEHMQSMARGVVDTRDVLYYLSIIAVSLVVASVTLESRKWR
- a CDS encoding FecR domain-containing protein, with translation MGTREDLGSKDAWLISGPEGDVLRKGLAAARARAGDEIARRRIWTGLSAQMNQSMERPASRRLRWPGLVLAGMAFGMAASLALLVWPEAEQADSLSVAVENVTVPEIEPESFLQGPAVVRTGPRETMKVRLRGGARLALATHTQLAVDSKDLPELKTGKITLEVPKQPPGRQFKVAAGPFEVKVVGTRFSVSVERDQVGVEVFEGVVEVAEGDRAVRLEAGQTWTGWLSAPSTPRDVGRSKPAAGSRGRGKLASVATAPAAPAEAPAAGGLAVNAPVPLTLSQQARAALAQGDPDRAITLLERVAEQDGPAGENATYEIGRIWRDHKLDPRRALQIWERYRKERPSGLLRAEVDLSTLETYAKLGDTRRARDEAERFLKRYPRSERRDDVARLLETTSGD
- a CDS encoding RNA polymerase sigma factor; protein product: MAQQIPRVSDKEFVARCVAGDHQAWRVLYDRHVGQVMRFVAAFGVAADERDDAVQDVFMAVYRSLPGFRGDAQLSTWIYRIAARHVQRMGSRRRMREMLGNLLWREVKHLTEGAPSAAEHVERASELELLDSMLQKLSPKKRTALLLFEIEQLPVEEVAEIVGCPVNTVWSRLHHARAELTKLAKKTTWRRASQEGTA
- a CDS encoding DUF4340 domain-containing protein, yielding MNKKTLLSGVAFVALGLVALTVLKSPEKGQRTGEGARPIPKLARGDFDTLVVTKDGKSTTVVREGDAYKLTAPLAFDADEGAAKEAFEGIETLAFGSIVTDQKAKHAEFEVGDSALRVTVQKGDKPVADLRIGKSSGAHTMVRLEGKDEVWQAKGALRFKYDRDTTSWRNKTISTFEESNVTGLSVSAADGSKIALAKPEPAPKAEGNEAAATDGGWKVEESSLKIDVLDKAIADGIVNALSSFRANDFADAEGPEVTGLASPKLTVTVKLKGNASATLLVGNKKGDEDYYVKKEGGDQVFVVKRWNLERINKRPLDFSDKTICNVPPGDVHEISVARKEDPFTLVRAGAGPDDWKVTQPRGLELDTSKASTIAGYFSAWKATGFAETTSPAATGLDKPVATITVKSKTPGVGCTLKVGRGTEDKASTYVQVPGGAEVYIVPQWQVDRVLPKKDDLKKTS
- a CDS encoding ATP-binding cassette domain-containing protein, with amino-acid sequence MPEVMIHVENLTKDYGSFRAVNGVSFDVHKGEVLGFLGPNGAGKSTTMKMLTCFLAPTGGQAKVAGFDVFEQSLEVRKRIGYLPEDTPLYRDMTVREYLTFVADVRGMERGKRDGRIREIGGRCGLGNVAGKLVGELSKGFRQRVGLAQAMLHDPDILVLDEPTSGLDPNQIVEIRDLIKEVGKEKTVILSTHILPEVQATCSRILIISGGKLVADGTPEELQARDRGARYRLVLEANGVPQEAIRDRLAKLGGVSRCELALGEGGEHAFKIDTSTSDDLRKPLFRAAVDNEWTLLELTRESASLEDVFRNLTTGDGA